One genomic segment of uncultured Desulfobacter sp. includes these proteins:
- a CDS encoding zinc ABC transporter substrate-binding protein: MNFLFKKYARLLFFLIFNSTIIFPGFTGAAELKKPVIVASTTQIADFARQVAGDQALVKSILAPGADPHTYNVTPDDVQIVLGADLCIENGLHLEGKNWMSTLAKDAKKPLITATKGIQALSISQGGQSIPDPHAWLSPKNVVVYVNNITRGIIALDPGNKALYRARAKLFLQQLRVLDAWIKEQINAISPQQRILVTTHDAFNYFCREYRLNEKNDFLSIAPVGWSTGAEVGAGITPERRRKVIESIKASGAPAIFVETTINPKQIREIAKETGVKIGGELYSDSMGPKGSAGETYIGMMRENTLLIVNALK, encoded by the coding sequence ATGAATTTTTTATTCAAAAAATACGCACGGTTGTTATTTTTTCTAATTTTCAACTCAACCATAATTTTTCCGGGTTTCACAGGCGCGGCTGAATTAAAAAAACCTGTGATTGTGGCATCGACCACCCAGATTGCCGATTTCGCACGGCAGGTGGCAGGAGACCAAGCTCTGGTCAAAAGCATCTTGGCTCCCGGGGCTGATCCTCATACATATAACGTCACCCCCGATGATGTCCAGATAGTGCTTGGTGCAGATTTGTGCATTGAAAACGGCCTTCACCTGGAAGGAAAGAACTGGATGAGTACCCTGGCCAAAGATGCAAAAAAACCATTGATCACGGCCACCAAAGGCATCCAGGCACTTTCCATAAGTCAAGGCGGCCAGTCCATCCCCGATCCCCATGCCTGGCTTTCCCCAAAAAATGTGGTTGTGTACGTCAATAACATCACCAGAGGCATCATTGCTCTGGACCCTGGGAACAAAGCACTTTATCGGGCAAGGGCCAAACTCTTTTTACAGCAGCTTCGGGTGCTGGACGCCTGGATCAAGGAACAGATCAATGCCATTTCTCCCCAGCAGCGAATTCTGGTCACGACCCATGATGCCTTTAACTATTTTTGCCGGGAATACCGCCTCAACGAAAAAAACGACTTTTTATCCATCGCCCCTGTGGGATGGTCCACCGGCGCTGAAGTCGGGGCCGGCATCACCCCGGAACGGAGGCGCAAGGTGATCGAGTCCATCAAGGCCTCGGGCGCCCCGGCCATTTTTGTGGAAACCACCATCAACCCCAAACAGATCAGGGAAATCGCCAAGGAAACCGGGGTTAAAATAGGCGGGGAACTTTACTCGGATTCCATGGGGCCTAAAGGATCTGCCGGTGAAACCTATATCGGCATGATGCGGGAAAACACTCTGCTTATCGTCAACGCACTTAAATAG